TCCCTATTTGTATGCCTTAACATGTGCGCCTGCAAAAGCTCCATCCAATGCGGTTTCATCCATTTTAGAGTAAATGTCACCTAGGTTTTTGGATTCTGCAATATCTTTAATTACATCCTTAGTGTAGATGTTTACAGGGGTGATCTCAATCTCTTTAAATCCAACCTTTTTCAGGATTCTTTTGTAATCCTCTACGGTTAATGCACCGGAAATACAGCCCACCCACATCTGAATACTCTCTCTTATTTCATCTGATACCTCTTTTAATTGAACGATATCCGCTATAGCAAGCCTTCCGCCCTTTTTCAATACCCGGTAAGCCTCTCCCAATGCATCTTCCTTGTTTTCGCTCAAATTAATTACGCAATTCGAAGTAACTACATCAACCGTTTCATCCTGCAAGGGAATATCCTCAATATACCCTTTGATGAATTCCACATTTTTCGCACCGCTTTTTTTCTTATTCTGATTTGCTAATTCCAGCATTTCATCCGTCATATCCAGCCCATAGACTTTTCCAGTTTCCCCTACATATTTTGAGGAAATCAGGACATCAATACCTCCACCGCTGCCTAAGTCAAGGACAGTTTCTCCTGGTTGTGAATTTGCAAGCACGAGGGGATTGGCGCACCCTAAAGAAGCATTAATCGCCTCAATGGGTATCCCCGCTGTGAAATCTTCAGAATAAAGAATGGACTCTTTTGCAGTATCGCCGCAGCAAGATGTTCCGCATCCGCAGGATGCCTTTGCATTTTCGCTTACCTTTTTCGCAATGGCACCATAATACGTTTTGATTTCATCCTGAATACTCTTTTCCATAAAAGATTACCTCCCTGTATTAGTTTTTCTAATAATTTGAATCTCTTAGCAACATTTGTTGCTTTCGACCGCATTTGTGAGAAGTTGTAAGCTCTCCATCACTTGGCTTCTTTTGTTTTCCGGAATTGAGTTGAAGATGCTCTTATAATACCCATTCATACTTTCTTCGATATTCTTGAATACGTTTCTGCCATTTTCAGTTAACTGAATAATTACATACCGTCTGTTTTCCGAATCTAAGTCCCGGAGAACCAAATCTGATTCCACCAGATTATTGATTGTCCGGCTCATTGTACTTTTATCCAATCCCAACAATCCAGCGAGATCAACTAATGAAATCTTTCCTTTTCGTCCAATTTCAACGACGGCATGGCACTGCGTAATTGTAACTCCACAACAAGAGGCATCGCTTTTTTCTAAAATGCCTAAATCTCTGACAAGTATCCGAATCAACTCTCGCAAGGTTTCACTTCCTTGGTTAATCATATCATCACCTCGGAATCATAATAACATACAACAGTTGCATTTTGCAACAGTTATTTTTTATTTTAGCAGACTATGAAAGAGAGGGTCTACCAACTCTTTCGTCATTTATTTTTCATATTTTTTTATTAACATCCCTAAACTTTTCTCAAAGGCTCTTTCAACACTTTTATGGTATCAGCAATAATCCGGATTTTATGCTCATTATAGTCCCTGATTATCTTCCAGCACATGGGAGGACTGTCGTTAATACTGTAAGCAGTACCTTCTTGACCACACTGGCTTTTTGATTGCAGTTTATGATGATACCATTACCTACTTGGAGCCAGCGGCACAGCTCATTGCATATGCCAGGAAAAAAGGGGAATCATCACGATCCATCCGGATACTGCGACAATTCCCCCATTACGATAAAAGTGGAACTCTGACGATCTATCCCCTATTATTCTTTTTCTGATGTTATTTTTTACTTAGAGTGAGAAGTTCCCCTTGATGGTCCACCATGACCCCTCCCTTGGACCATGAATAGAACAGACCTTCCCCTTGGCGGCAAGGTCATATTTTTTCTGGCTCAGTCGGAATTTCTCTGCGCCAGATAAAACATGTTGCTACTCTTACCGCCATTTTCCCTCCACCTTTGCTCCTTACGGATACGGCCGCTCTTTTCCAGGTCGGCAAGGGCACGTTTGACGGTACTTCGGGACAGTTTCATTTCTCTGGCGATGGTACCAATCGCCGGGTAGCATTTACCGTCCTTATCACAGCGGTCACGCAGATACATATATACCGCCACAGCCCGGTGCGGCAGCTCCGAGGAATACAGGGATGTATAATAGCCCATAGCTTCACCTCCTTATAGACTCCTGCTTTTGTTCAAACGGATCGAGATTGATCGCAGGCGCGGGCGTATGAAGCATCCCGCCTGATGGAGCCACCTCCCCCACAGCTTCCTCCGGAACATCCTCACAGGCGGCATTGCGGCGAATTATTTCTTCTTCCACTTTGCGCCGGTCGGCATATTGTACCTGCCGAGCAGACTGTTCGGCAATCTCATAGGGCTTGCCGAAGGTAATGCCCCAATCCAAAAACAGCTTTAAACGAGTACGCATGGGATAGGCTCCGGTCTTGGTGACGATAAAGTGGCCTTTGGGCATGGACTTGAGCTCATCCGCTGTCATTAGCGGGCGCTCGATCATCTGCAGACTCTGGCTGGGATCGTTTTTTCCCCGGCTGACAGAGCCGCTCATGATAGTCTTATTCCCCATGGCTTTCGACAAAATCTGCGCCGACTCACTGTTAGGTGCAAACCCGCCAAACACCGTGTCCTGGCAATTGTCGACTATAATGGCGGAACCCTCCCGACCATAGTTTTTTTCCAACTGAGCGAAGGATTGTATAATCGCCACTATGGACACCCGCCGCGAACGAGAGGCGCTGAACATCATCTCTGCAGACTCAATTTTTGGTATGGTTCCTATCTCATCTAAAAACATCATGACCCGGTTGGGGAGTTTCCCGCCGTGCTCGTCCGCCACTGACAGGATCTCTCTATAGAGCTGCTGGACGATCAGCGATATGATGAAATACTTCGTGTTATCTTCCTCCGGCATGACCAGGAAGATGGCGCTTTTTTTCGTGCAGAACTTCTCTGCGTCGATGGCCGTATCAAAACACATGATCTGTTCCAGTTCGGAATCCAGAAAAGCGTTGAGCCGGGACAGCGCCGTGGACAGAACACTCTGCATGGCCTGCTCTGCGGAATTGAGGGCCGCTCCTGCGAACCATTTGGTTTTATGATCATCCGGCAGGTGCGCCAAGAGCAGTTGGAACAGCGTCCGGCCCTTGACCCCGCTGGGCGCCAGCAGATCCTGAATGAGCTTGAATACCGATACGATATGGCGCTTCTGTGGCTCACAATATTCCGCAATGAGCAGGATGACGGACGTCAGGAGACCTTCTGCTGCATCGTAGAAGAAAGCATTCTGTCCTGCAGCCGCGGAATCAAAGCCGCCGGAGGTGATGATGGTCTTTGCGGTGATCTTGGCATATTTCTCTGCTCTGGCCTTGTAGGAGAGGTTCTGCGGATTGGCAAGATATAAGTCCATGTACCGGTTGACGAGATGAAGCAGGTTGTTTCCGTCCGAGCGGGTGGGGTTTCTCAGGTCGATGACGGCCACATCGTAGCCGTAGTGGTCTTTTGCGATGCCGGCGTAATTGCGGTAGAGGTCCCCCTTGGTGTCGGTCGTGACAAAGCTCATGCCGCAGGCGCAGGCGTATTCCAGATTGGGATAGAGAAAGTTGGCGGTCTTGCCGACGCCTGCGGCGCCAATCATCAGACAATGGATATCATCATCGTCTATCAGCGCGTAGCCGTGGGGAGCTGTTTTGTCAAACAGCGAGGCTCCCCGCCAGCCGACGATCAGTCCCTGGGCTTTTGGAAGGTTTTCTCCCTTGCGCCATTTCTCCGGCTCATAGCGTATTTCGGTATAAGTCTTTTGGATTTCTTTTTTTGTCGCCCATCGCGCCGTACCATGTTGACCGTCGCCCACGGTTTTGGACTTTATGCCGTTCAGCGTGTAGTAGTGCGCCAGAAGCGATAAAAAGCCGATGACGCCGAACATAGTCAGCGCCACCGCAATCAATGTGATTATTTGGGATGTTTGCAAAGAGATTCCTCCTTTACATGGTCATAGTAAAATTTTCGGCTTGCTCCTGTACCGGGCGCTGAGAGGGTGCTTCCAGTGCAAGGAACATCTGAGCCTTCACACAATCCAACGCAAGCTTCAAATAGGAATTCAGAAGTGCTTTTTGCTCGTCCAGCGTACGGATTCCGCTTGCCTGAGATTGCTGGGTTACCGCCTTTATATCTGTCCGGATATCCTCCGCTCTTGTGCGCATAAAACCCCGATCCTGATGTGGTTTGTATTCCGATTGGAGCCAGGTGACCACCTGTTCCATAAGAACCGGCCTCTCCATCTGCCTACAAAGTTTCTGTATGGAAAGCAGAACGCCAGCCGCTGTGAGCTGCAGCTGCAAGCTGATGTGCTCTGTGTTCTGAGCGGTCAGCTTTCCAGCTGCAAGCAGGGGCTTGAGCTTTTCGAATTGTTCCGTCAGCATGGCAGAGGCATCCTTTTGGGCCGAATTGAACTCACAGATATCTAGTAGCTGGGAACACATTTGTGGCAGCAGCTCCAGCTTCGGATGCTCCCCCGCAGGAATGGGTGTAATCCCATGCTTTGCCTTGAGATCCTCGTTCCAATCCTTAAATTCCGATTGTAAAACTTCGATTTCCATATAGGCAGGATCGTAGTATCCATGCTCACACAGAATGTCTTTTAATCTTCCGGTCGCTTCAATACCGGCCTCGTCATGGTCCAGGCACAAAACCGGGGTTTTGAGATGGGGATTCAGCTCCAGCTGACGGAGCATTGCGTGTTCCGACACACCGTCCAGCGTGACATAGCTGTGGTCTTTCCAGTCCTTCAAATGCAGGGTAATAAAAGACAGCATATCCACTGGTGCCTCAAACACATAGAGGGTGTCGCTTTTTCCGATCCAGTGGAAGCTGTATTTCGGGTCGCTGCCCTCCACGTTGCCCTTATAGGGTTCTCCCTTGGTGTAGGTACCACGCTTGTGGGCATGCCGTGGAACCCCGTTTTCATCCAGCCCTGTGAATACCGCATTGTGATATTCCTTATCCTCGTAGATCAGTTTTTCGTGCGCAAAGTGCGACAGCACCTCATGGCTGATAAACCGTTGCTTGATCAGATAGGCAAACACCCGGCGCATGTCCGGATTAGCCTCTGGCAGCGCAAAGGCTTTGCGGGGAGGCGGAGCGCTCTTGACAGTCTGATTCCACTCCACACCGGACTCGCCGCCGAGGAGAAACTGTACCGCCTCGGGGAAGCTGAGGTCATAGAACTGCTGCACAAAATCAATGGCGTGACCGCCTTCCTTTCTGGAATGCCGGAACCATTGGCTTCCGCGCACAGTCACACTGTCATACCGTTTCCACCGCCACTCCCGCCCGGCGCGGGTAAGCTGCTCACCCTGCCGCTGGAGGAAGTCCACCAGATCCACCGAGTTGGCCCGTTGTTTTTGCTCATCGGTAAAATGAATATACGCCATATAAAATCACCTCCTTTGTCAGCGCTTGCGTTTCCCGCAGCGCCGAAAAAAGGCCACCCGCTGATGAACGGATGGCCTGTACGACAGATGATTGAGTTTTGCGGAAAGCGGTTCTTTTTTCTGTAGCTGTTTTGTATATTGTTTCTGCATGGAAACCCTCCCTTTCGTTAATAGGTTTGCTTGAGTTCGTGATCGTCCGGGGCGTGACCCTGGGCAATCTTTTTCTGTCTGAGTTTGCGGCGCAGTTTGCTGTCCACCTGCATACCGGGACCTCCGGGGAGCTTTCGCTGTTCTTCATGAAAAATCCGGCTTAAGTGATGCAGAAGTCTTGTCGCCGCAAGAAAAAGAGACGGATCACGGAAGGAGTCCAGATGGTCGAGAAAAAACTGTGCATAGATGTTTCCCTGTTCTGCTGACAGGGTAAGCCACCGGATAGCTGCTTCCCGGTCATGGGGTACATCTCTGCCCATAAGGTACAATTTACCGGTGGCATATTGTGCGTACTGATTGCCTTGCTCCGCGGATGCGGTCAGCCATCGGATCGCAGATGCCACATCTTTGGGAACATCCTCTCCCGACAGATACAGCTTGCCAAGCCTATACTGCGCATACTGGTTGCCTTGCTCTGCGGATGCAGTCAGCCATTTCACAGCGGATGCCACATCCTTGGGGACATCCTCTCCCGACAGGTAGAGCTTGCTGAGCTGATACTGAGCGAATGAATTGTTCTGCACTGCTGCCTTCGTGAACAGTTCCACCGCCTTTGGAATGTTTTTCGGAATAACCTCACCGGAAAGATACAATTTTGCTAATGCATACTGTGCAAACTGATTTCTTAGGTCTGAGGAAAGCGTCAGCCATTTCATGGCGGACTCCACGTCTTTGGGGACAGCCTCATCCAGCAGGTAAATCTTGCCGAGAGCATATGCCGCATAGGAATTGTCCTGCTCCGCCGAGAGGGTGAACAAAGAAATAGCTTTCTGTATGTCTTTCTCAACATGGCTCCCGTCCCGGTAGAGCTTCCCGAGGGCGTATTGCGCCAGGTCATTGCCGTTTTCTGCGGCTTTCGTCAGCCATAGAATGGCTTGCTCTATATTCTCATGGCCGCTTTCCGTATCCAGATAGATTTTACCGAGCATGTACTGTGCATGAACGTTGCCGAGGCGGGCAGCCTTTTCAAAATACCCGATGGCTGCTTCCACATCTTTTTCCGTCCCTGTCCCGGTGTAGAGCATGTGTCCCAGGCGGTACTGGAGTTTATCATCGTGACTCTGTTCCTCCAGACTTTGAAAACCGTAAAAGGCTTCCTCGAAGTGCAGCTCCGCATCTTCTGCATTCTTTACGGTACCTACACCGTCCCGGTACATTTTCGCCAGCTCATAATCGGCATACGGCACACGCTGTCTGGCAGACCTGCGGTACAAATCGAAGGCGGTTTCAAAGCTCTGTTCCACGCCCTGTCCCCGGTAATACAATCCGGCAAGGGAGTATTGGGCATATTTGTGGTTTTGCGAGGCCGCCAGTTCAAACCAGCCGGCCGCTTCCTCGTAGTCCTGCGGTGTGCCAAGCCCCGCCGCGTACATTTTACCTATGCGATATTCCACATAGCGGTGCTTTTTCTCCGCTTCGATATCCTGAAATACGTTAAGAGCCTTGTGATACCAGCCGAATGCAGTATCGGCATCCATCTCCACACCGAGTCCATCTGCATACATCCTGCCGAGGTCATGCATGGCGAGGGCGTTGTTTGCTTCCGCTTCCTCCAAAAATAAGCGGAGGGCCTGCTCAAAGTCCGGCTCCGTGTCATCGCTACCATAGAGAAACGTGCGGGCCTCCTTGTAGCGGTCACTCCATTCGATATGGGGCTTGCCGGAAGCATTCTCATTGGATTCCGGGCGGGATGAATGCTCCGAAACAGAAGGCGGCATATCCTCGCCATCTTCCAACGGTTCCTCAATGGCCGGCGGTTGACTTTCCTCCGGCATCACGGAATCGGATTCTTCGTTTGCGGATTCCGCTTCTTCCTTTAATAATTGGTCTGCACTCTCATCGTCCTCAAAAGTAAAATGATGACTGCCGATGTTCATGGCTTCCGCGATCACCATATTTTTGAGGTTCTTAAACTCTTTCTGCTGTGAGAGAGGCAGCGGATCGGGGAGCTTATCCTTGTAGGTTCGAAGCACTTCATTGCGAAGCTCCTGCCACTTGGCGTAGGCTTCCGCTACCCGTGTATCCTTTGCCAACTCATCCACGATCTGATTGACGATGGCTTTTAAGGGTGCTTTAAGATAGCCGTACTGCTTTCTCCCAGCGGTGTGCTTCAGGCGCTCTGCAAGTTGTGACAGCAGATCCTCCACAGCAGTATTCTCACAGGCTCCCGACTGCATTTGCACCAGGATATCCTGCAGCGCATCCCGGCTCTGTTCGGTAAGCGCATTCCTTTGAACGGTCTGGTCGGAATAAATCTGAATGAGATCCTGCTGAAAGATTTCCCTTGCCAGGCCGCTCCGCATATTATCAATGGCAGACTTGCTGACATACCCTTTACGGGGATCGGCCGAATAAACAATCATATGGCAATGGGGATGATGCCCTTCGTTGTGAAAGGCCGCATACCAGCGCAGGTTTTCCGGAGCAATCTTCATTTGCTCGGCAAACACATTCCGCTGCTTGCGCAACAGTGCCATCCACGCAGCGGCGTTATCATAACCCAGCCGTGCGGCGTCCTCCCGCTGCAGAGAAATAATTGGCGTCCACACGTTTCCGGTGTGACTGCCGACTTCCTCTGCGACCTTTGACAGCACCAGCGGAGCATCCTCATCGGAAAACAGTCCGTGCGCTCCCAGCTTCTCCGCGCGGGGACGGGTGGCAATGTAATTGACATAAACCTCCTGATGGGCCAGCTGATCCAGGTTCTGATCCAATGCGGCGGTGATGAATTCCGAAGCGTTTTCCACGGTCGGCTGTTTCAGGTAATCTTCGTACTCAAATAAATCAGCCGTGTCGGGAAACTGCGAGAGAACGTTTGCCATGAGCTCCTTCTGCTTTTTTGAAGCGGGCAGTTTCCGGTTGCCCGGAGGGATTTTTTCCACGCCCTCCCGTGTCGCAATGTAGGTCACCAGATTTTCCAGATGCTCCGCGGCGTTTTTGATATACCTGCACTTGAAGATTATCCGCGGCATGGTTACTCACCCTTCTGGAATTTCGCCACATCCTCGAAGGTGACCGATCCAACGGATTTTTTCACATCCCCGATGCACTTGCCGCGTAAGCGCCGCAGGGTGTCCTCATCGAAATCCGCATTGGAGGCGAGGATGTTCATCATCATGGACATCTCCACAGTCAACTTGAAAATGAGACGCGCCATACGGTTTTCCAGGCTGTCCACCATGCCGGTCATGGCCGAGGTGATCGCAGCGGGGAGAAAACGCACACCTTCCTCCGCTGAGATATAGCCGCAGTAAAACTTGATTGCTTTTTCAATGAATTCACTCTGGCTCTGGCAATTGTCACGCTTGTACCAGTCCATCACAAGCTTTCGTGTTTCGGGGTACATCCATAAGGGAAATTTCTTTTTATTCTCGTTTTCTGTAGCCATCGAATTACCTTCCTTTCTGTTAAAAAGGGCTGCAACCCCTACTGCAGCTCTCCTTAAGTTCTTGATTTACGGTGCTTTCCAAGCGTTTCTCTGCACTTTGACCCCGAAGCCGACCCCAGGTGGTATAATCTGACCCCGGTGCAAAACGTTCCCCGCCCCGCATTGCGGGGCGGGGTGAGCCGGAGTGGGGGCGCTCTGCGACCCCGCTCCTTTAACCCGCATCGTTTTCGACCCCATGGTTCAGCCCTCTTTCGGTAGGGTTTTAGGTTTCTGCGAAGGGCGCTTTTTCTCTTTTCCCAAGCTCCTTCACAAAGCCCTTACACGGCGCATTGCCCGTCTTCAGGTGTTACGGTGCCACTCCTGCCGTCAAAAGCCGACACAGGGGCACACGGGCGGCAACAGCTGGCTGTCATTGCGGCAACTAAAATAAGCCCGGATATCTCCGGGTTGACAGTGTCATGTGGCCGGTTATGCCAGTCTTTTCGCGGCGGGCCGGTTGGAGTCGGCACCTTATTCCTCCAGTCCCAGGTATTCTGCCATAAACTGCTCACTTTGCAGGATTATTTGTTAGTACCCACAGCGCGAACAACAGAGATAAAAATACAATCGTATGCCGACTTTCTTAGCAACCTTTTTCTTTGCTTCACAGGTGCATTTCAGGAGCCTGAACAGGGTAGTCCTGAGAGGGCTCGCCTGTAAGCAGATACCAGTTCCCATCGATCTCATTGTAATTGCAGTTTTCGACAATCTGGTCCTTCAATTCCTCCCAGGGGATTGGAATTTCCGTACCCCGCACACCCGCATGAGCGGATAATTCGGTCAATGGTAGATTGGGTGAGATAGTAACATAACCGCCGGGTGACATTATCTGGATCATGTCGTGAGGATGTTCCTGCACAAACTGTTCCAGCGTAATCGGTTCTTTCATGAAGCATCGCCTCCTTTCTGGCTGTCGATATATTCTCGTACTTCGGCTGGAACATGTTTTTCATACAAAGCTTTGAGGGAAGCCTCCAGTCCGGCCTCTAGCGCTGTTTCATCGGGCATGCATTGCCGGAGAGCGCACAACTTCCCGGTATCATACTGAATTTGAATGGTTGACATTTTCAAGATAGGTTCACTCCTTTCTGCTTTTCTCAGAGGAAAGTGAGCCATGTTGGTGCATTTTCCGACCCTCCGTCATAGCGACGGCAGGAAAGTGAGCCAACATGGTTACAATTCCTCCAGCGCATGGATCAGGCTGCCGGGAAGATCGGACAACTGAACACCGGTATCCGTTTTCCCCGGCAGCGTGGTTGGCGATGGCAACTTGGCACTTTGCAGTTCATCCCGGACTGCCTGCCGGACGATCTGTTCCAGGTTCTCCGTCTGATGTGCCGTCAGGATACTGTTGACCACATACTCGGTGCGCTGCCGGCTGGCCTGCTGCGCAAACAGCGCTTCCGCTTCCCGATGCCTTGGGCTGTCCATATCGAAGGAAAGATAATATCGTTTTCGCTCGGCCATAGGCTCACCCCATCAGGAGCTTGTAGCCATCTGCGTTGGCGAACCGGTTCAGCACCGCCACCGTATTCAGGCCGCTCCCGTGCAACATGGGTTCAAGCAGTTCAGCGCCGCCGCCCGCGAACACCGTGGGGAGCCTCAGATCCAGTCCGCGCTCCCGCAGGGCGTTGAACAGTTCCTTGCAGTAAACTGCCACAGCCTGCTCCACCACAGTTTCAATCAATTTGCTGTCGGCATGTTGGATCTCCCCGCGGATGGCATCGGTGATGAGTTCATCCGACAGGAGGATGTCACTGCGCTGGAGCGTATCCTGAATCCGGCTGTACAGGGTGATGGTACCCATGCGCAGGCTGGCACAGCTCGACCTGTCCAGACGGAAGTCATGGAGCGTGAGGATATCCACCGTATAGCCGCCGATGTCCACCAGAGTGATGCTCCGGTAATCCTTCAGCTGCGGGTAATAGCGGCACAGCGCCGCATGCCCCTGGGCGAACACCTTGCACTCTTCAATATGGCAGCGGTAGAATGTTCCCTCGAACCGAAACGAGATATTGTCACGCAGGAAATACCTACGGAATGCTTCCTTCTGCATACCGTAACTGTCAATGGGCAGTCCCACGCCAAGGACGATTTCCGCGTTGGTGGTTCCTGCTTTTTTCATGGCATCCGCGATAGCCGGCAGTGTCAAAAGAAAAGCGTCCGGCTCCCTGGTCTTATCCTGTTGGAAGCGCATACGGCGTTCCCCGATGGCATAATATCTGCCCTCAAAAAAGAGCTGCATCTCCGGCGTGATGAATTCCTTGTCGCTTGCCGCATAGCCGGAGGCATAAAGCATCCCCTCCGAGGATTTGGTGTTGTAATTTCCGTTATCTATACCAAGTCGAATCATTTTCAGCACCTCCTTTTTCTTTTCTGCGATTTACATGCTCATAGTCATGCCCGGAGTTTCTTCTTCGCCGGGGCCTTCTGCTTCGGTCTGCGCTTCCGGAGAAGGAGGTATTTCAGGCGCAGCCTGCTCCCGCTGACGGCGGGTCTGACGCGCTGGACGTTCTCTGGAGGCAGGAGTCTGTTCAGCCTCCGATGCCTGCTCCTGTGCAGGAGTCTGTTCCATGCGGCTCTCCACGTACTCTCTTACTTGAGTGGGAACTACCTTCTCATAGGTCTTGTCGAGGTAATCCTTCAACTCCTGCTCAATGGTCTGTTCCTTTTTCTCCATGAAAAAACGGAGGGCATCCAGCCGCTCCGAAGGGAAAAGGACTTTTAATTCAGTCGTACTCATATTTTTTCCTCCTTATAATTTCAGGGTCATACCGGGTTCATCCGGCTCCGGTCTAACCCAGGTTTCATAATCTTCATTGGGGCAATCCCCAGCCAACATCAGAGAAAAATCAGCGAGACGCTGGGGATCTACTCCTGCGCATTCCGCCTGAATACCATAAATACCATGAAACACACGCACCACCTGTGTATTCAAAACATCGCCCCATTCCTGTTTTCCGGCATCGGTTAGGGTGTCGGAAGCCAGGTATACGATGGTGGCCGGCTCCATGTCCACCTCATGATGAACAAGGTGGAAATCCTCAATAGGTACCCTGATTAAATCTTTTAAGCGAAACACATCGTCGGGAATTCCGGAGGAGAGCTTTTCTTTCTCGTCGAGATTCGGACAGTAATCGAGATAGAAGGTCATGTCATAGCCATCCTCCATCGGTTCCACTTCCGCCATCTCCGGTCTTGCTTCCATGATGGAAAGCAGCATAGCACCGATACCGTTGTCAAAGTTAAGGGTGGCATCGTACTGCTCTTTGATCTCATCAAAATAAACAGCCCATGTGCCATTGGAGGTATTCTGTGTACCATCCCTGATGATCTGGTCTGCGAGCTTACCCAACCGAACCGTGATAAAATCTCTTGCCCCCGGCAGGAGGCTGGCATACCTGGCATAGTCATATCCTTCACTCTGAATAAGAACACCCTCGGAATTATTTTTTTCCAACACCAGTAAACAATGATTCAGGCCGTTTCCATCCATCAGCATGAAGTCCGCACTCTCTGCAATAAAGCCGGTATCCCGGAGCAGATTGTTTTTGAACTGCCGGTATTCTTCTTCCGACAATTCCACAATTTTTTCAATCACACAGTCCCTTACGGGGAATTCATTGGTCTTTCTTTCAAAGACTGCCTGTAAATTCAGCATATTGTTCTCCTTCCTTTTCCTGCCTATGGCAGATAGTTTCTTGGATTTTTTGCTGTACCGTTTACTCTCACCTCAAAGTGCAGGTGGTTTCCGGTGCTCTTTCCGGTGGAACCCACCCTTGCGATGACATCTCCGGCCTTTACGGTCTGCCCCTCGCTGACCAGAATCTCTGAACAATGACCATATAGCGTGACCAGCCCGCCGCCGTTATCGATGGTCAGGTGATAACCATATCCTGTAGTTCCATAGCTCACGGTTTCCACTGTGCCGTCTTTAGCTGCCCGGATTGCCGTGCCCTTAGCAGCGCCAAGGTCAATACCGTCATGTCCGGCCCATTCTCCTGTGACGGGGTCAGTTCTGCCGCCGAATTCCGAAGTTACCATGGACCGCCAACCGCTCCCAAGCGGAGAGACAAATCCACTTGCGGATGCTGTTTTAGACGCTTCGGCATATGGCCTTGCGTACAGAACCTGTTTATCCGCATCGAACAGGCTACGGTATACTTACTTGCCACGGGAGGATGATGCGTCCACCACCATACCGTCCCCGGCGTAAATCCCCACATGCGTAATATTGAGATATCGTCCGTTTACCTTGTGGCTCCAGAACACGAGATCCCCCGGAGCCAGGTCTGATTTGGAGATGGTCAGGCCGTTATCCACGCAATATTTGCCCTGCGCAGCGGCGGTGCCGGGGAGCTTGACTCCCAGCTGGCGGTACACCGATTGCACCAGATAGCTGCAATCGGTGTAATCGCCAGAACCTCGAAGCTCCTGGGAATACGGATCTCCCAGACGGTCCAGGGCAATCTGAACAGCCTCAGAGCCTGTTTCGCCCACCGGCAGGTCGTAGAACAGATCCGCCAGCTGCTCCGGTGTCCAATCCGACCACTGGTCAAAACTATCGCCTTCTCCCGGCGCTCCTGTTCCATACAGCGCCCTATAGTAGATTTCTGAGGCGTTGGCCTTATTCTCATAGGTAATCTCCCGGCCAAGGGTACTTTCAAGATTTGCATAGATTTCAGGCAGGGAGTCAATCGGAACAGCCACGGTATACGTTTCTTCGGTTTCATTACCGTCTGCATCCGTCACGGTGCGGGTGCGTT
This region of Clostridium sp. BNL1100 genomic DNA includes:
- a CDS encoding C40 family peptidase, yielding MADPATIALAVKAAVAAATDKRTWKALGVIIAAILTPFILIIVMITSLLSGTTDHNNMAVQLSFHGGVISGQVPEDYRQYIEDMRSGFTELDAAIADITPMIEDGSLDPTQVKAVFYSLYFGVESLRGMDYRGIADCFVRYEKRTRTVTDADGNETEETYTVAVPIDSLPEIYANLESTLGREITYENKANASEIYYRALYGTGAPGEGDSFDQWSDWTPEQLADLFYDLPVGETGSEAVQIALDRLGDPYSQELRGSGDYTDCSYLVQSVYRQLGVKLPGTAAAQGKYCVDNGLTISKSDLAPGDLVFWSHKVNGRYLNITHVGIYAGDGMVVDASSSRGK